Proteins from a single region of Kogia breviceps isolate mKogBre1 chromosome 5, mKogBre1 haplotype 1, whole genome shotgun sequence:
- the CHODL gene encoding chondrolectin isoform X2, giving the protein MSRVVSLLLGAALLCGHGAFCRRVVSGQKICFADFKHPCYKMAYFHELSSRVSFQEARLACETEAGVLLSLENEAEQKLIESMLQNLTKPGTGISDGDFWIGLWRNGEGQTSGACPDLYQWSDGSSSQYRNWYTDEPSCGSEKCVVMYHQPTANPGLGGPYLYQWNDDRCNMKHNYICKYEPEINPTAPVEKTYFTNQPGDTHQNVVVTEAGIIPNLIYVVIPTIPLLLLILVAFGTCCFQMLHKRKARRNFIKDSTPLSSECLAESLNSNL; this is encoded by the exons gccaaAAGATATGTTTTGCTGATTTCAAACATCCCTGCTACAAGATGGCCTACTTCCATGAGCTATCCAGCCGAGTGAGCTTTCAGGAGGCACGCCTGGCTTGTGAGACCGAAGCGGGAGTCCTTCTCAGCCTTGAGAATGAAGCAGAACAGAAGTTAATAGAAAGCATGTTGCAAAACCTGACAAAGCCAGGAACCGGGATTTCTGATGGTGATTTCTGGATAGGGCTTTGGAGAAATGGAGAGGGGCAAACATCTGGTGCCTGCCCAGATCTCTACCAGTGGTCCGACGGAAGCAGTTCCCAGTACCG AAACTGGTATACTGATGAGCCTTCCTGTGGAAGTGAAAAGTGTGTTGTGATGTATCATCAGCCAACAGCCAATCCTGGCCTTGGGGGTCCCTACCTTTACCAGTGGAATGACGACAGGTGCAACATGAAGCACAATTACATCTGCAAGTATGAACCAG AGATTAATCCAACAGCTCCGGTAGAAAAGACTTATTTTACAAATCAACCTGGAGACACTCATCAAAATGTGGTTGTTACTGAGGCAG GAATAATTCCCAATCTAATCTATGTTGTTATACCAACGATCCCATTGCTTTTACTGATACTGGTTGCTTTCGGAACCTGCTGTTTCCAGATGCTGCATAAAAG gaAAGCAAGGAGAAACTTCATCAAAGACTCAACTCCATTGTCATCTGAATGCCTTGCAGAAAGTTTAAATTCCAATCTG taa
- the CHODL gene encoding chondrolectin isoform X1, whose product MSRVVSLLLGAALLCGHGAFCRRVVSGQKICFADFKHPCYKMAYFHELSSRVSFQEARLACETEAGVLLSLENEAEQKLIESMLQNLTKPGTGISDGDFWIGLWRNGEGQTSGACPDLYQWSDGSSSQYRNWYTDEPSCGSEKCVVMYHQPTANPGLGGPYLYQWNDDRCNMKHNYICKYEPEINPTAPVEKTYFTNQPGDTHQNVVVTEAGIIPNLIYVVIPTIPLLLLILVAFGTCCFQMLHKSKGRTKTSPHQSTLWISKSTRKESGMEV is encoded by the exons gccaaAAGATATGTTTTGCTGATTTCAAACATCCCTGCTACAAGATGGCCTACTTCCATGAGCTATCCAGCCGAGTGAGCTTTCAGGAGGCACGCCTGGCTTGTGAGACCGAAGCGGGAGTCCTTCTCAGCCTTGAGAATGAAGCAGAACAGAAGTTAATAGAAAGCATGTTGCAAAACCTGACAAAGCCAGGAACCGGGATTTCTGATGGTGATTTCTGGATAGGGCTTTGGAGAAATGGAGAGGGGCAAACATCTGGTGCCTGCCCAGATCTCTACCAGTGGTCCGACGGAAGCAGTTCCCAGTACCG AAACTGGTATACTGATGAGCCTTCCTGTGGAAGTGAAAAGTGTGTTGTGATGTATCATCAGCCAACAGCCAATCCTGGCCTTGGGGGTCCCTACCTTTACCAGTGGAATGACGACAGGTGCAACATGAAGCACAATTACATCTGCAAGTATGAACCAG AGATTAATCCAACAGCTCCGGTAGAAAAGACTTATTTTACAAATCAACCTGGAGACACTCATCAAAATGTGGTTGTTACTGAGGCAG GAATAATTCCCAATCTAATCTATGTTGTTATACCAACGATCCCATTGCTTTTACTGATACTGGTTGCTTTCGGAACCTGCTGTTTCCAGATGCTGCATAAAAG taaaggaagaacaaaaactaGCCCACACCAGTCCACACTGTGGATTTCAAAAAGCACCAGGAAAGAAAGTGGCATGGAAGTATAG
- the CHODL gene encoding chondrolectin isoform X3, producing MSRVVSLLLGAALLCGHGAFCRRVVSGQKICFADFKHPCYKMAYFHELSSRVSFQEARLACETEAGVLLSLENEAEQKLIESMLQNLTKPGTGISDGDFWIGLWRNGEGQTSGACPDLYQWSDGSSSQYRNWYTDEPSCGSEKCVVMYHQPTANPGLGGPYLYQWNDDRCNMKHNYICKYEPEINPTAPVEKTYFTNQPGDTHQNVVVTEAGIIPNLIYVVIPTIPLLLLILVAFGTCCFQMLHKRSSPFPFFQESKEKLHQRLNSIVI from the exons gccaaAAGATATGTTTTGCTGATTTCAAACATCCCTGCTACAAGATGGCCTACTTCCATGAGCTATCCAGCCGAGTGAGCTTTCAGGAGGCACGCCTGGCTTGTGAGACCGAAGCGGGAGTCCTTCTCAGCCTTGAGAATGAAGCAGAACAGAAGTTAATAGAAAGCATGTTGCAAAACCTGACAAAGCCAGGAACCGGGATTTCTGATGGTGATTTCTGGATAGGGCTTTGGAGAAATGGAGAGGGGCAAACATCTGGTGCCTGCCCAGATCTCTACCAGTGGTCCGACGGAAGCAGTTCCCAGTACCG AAACTGGTATACTGATGAGCCTTCCTGTGGAAGTGAAAAGTGTGTTGTGATGTATCATCAGCCAACAGCCAATCCTGGCCTTGGGGGTCCCTACCTTTACCAGTGGAATGACGACAGGTGCAACATGAAGCACAATTACATCTGCAAGTATGAACCAG AGATTAATCCAACAGCTCCGGTAGAAAAGACTTATTTTACAAATCAACCTGGAGACACTCATCAAAATGTGGTTGTTACTGAGGCAG GAATAATTCCCAATCTAATCTATGTTGTTATACCAACGATCCCATTGCTTTTACTGATACTGGTTGCTTTCGGAACCTGCTGTTTCCAGATGCTGCATAAAAG ATcctccccttttcctttcttccaggaAAGCAAGGAGAAACTTCATCAAAGACTCAACTCCATTGTCATCTGA
- the CHODL gene encoding chondrolectin isoform X4, which produces MAYFHELSSRVSFQEARLACETEAGVLLSLENEAEQKLIESMLQNLTKPGTGISDGDFWIGLWRNGEGQTSGACPDLYQWSDGSSSQYRNWYTDEPSCGSEKCVVMYHQPTANPGLGGPYLYQWNDDRCNMKHNYICKYEPEINPTAPVEKTYFTNQPGDTHQNVVVTEAGIIPNLIYVVIPTIPLLLLILVAFGTCCFQMLHKSKGRTKTSPHQSTLWISKSTRKESGMEV; this is translated from the exons ATGGCCTACTTCCATGAGCTATCCAGCCGAGTGAGCTTTCAGGAGGCACGCCTGGCTTGTGAGACCGAAGCGGGAGTCCTTCTCAGCCTTGAGAATGAAGCAGAACAGAAGTTAATAGAAAGCATGTTGCAAAACCTGACAAAGCCAGGAACCGGGATTTCTGATGGTGATTTCTGGATAGGGCTTTGGAGAAATGGAGAGGGGCAAACATCTGGTGCCTGCCCAGATCTCTACCAGTGGTCCGACGGAAGCAGTTCCCAGTACCG AAACTGGTATACTGATGAGCCTTCCTGTGGAAGTGAAAAGTGTGTTGTGATGTATCATCAGCCAACAGCCAATCCTGGCCTTGGGGGTCCCTACCTTTACCAGTGGAATGACGACAGGTGCAACATGAAGCACAATTACATCTGCAAGTATGAACCAG AGATTAATCCAACAGCTCCGGTAGAAAAGACTTATTTTACAAATCAACCTGGAGACACTCATCAAAATGTGGTTGTTACTGAGGCAG GAATAATTCCCAATCTAATCTATGTTGTTATACCAACGATCCCATTGCTTTTACTGATACTGGTTGCTTTCGGAACCTGCTGTTTCCAGATGCTGCATAAAAG taaaggaagaacaaaaactaGCCCACACCAGTCCACACTGTGGATTTCAAAAAGCACCAGGAAAGAAAGTGGCATGGAAGTATAG